The following proteins come from a genomic window of Terriglobia bacterium:
- a CDS encoding (Fe-S)-binding protein: MPPELLQIEAKKPGGNWKDPAVQFRKGVFCYSAAAKNVRALGLPNPRDWQPFDADWKLPPDWKQILLAGMKERLQKYRSFRLFMDICVRCGACADKCHFYVGSGDPKNMPVVRAELMRSVYRRYFTLAGRIFGSLAGGRELTEDIVKEWFYYFYQCTECRRCSVFCPYGIDTAEITMIGRELLNLIGCNTNWVLEPAANCFRTGNHLGIQPHGFKDSLEFAADELEEITGIRVDVPINRKGAEILFVMPSADYFAEPHYYTLLGYMMLFHEIGLDFSFSAFASEGGNFGLFSSHELMKRLNAKVYEEAKRLGVKWILGGECGHMWRVLHQYMDTMNGPADFLEKPVSPITGTKFENARSTRMVHICEFTADLIHSGKLRLDASRNDRWRVTYHDSCNPARSMGLLEEPRYIIRNACNRFFEMPENTIREQTFCCGSGAGLGTDENLEMRLRGGFPRANAVKYVQERHGVNLLACICAIDKATLPTLMEYWAPGVEVGGVHELLGNALVMRGEKPRTADLRGEPLSAEATHA; encoded by the coding sequence ATGCCACCAGAGCTTCTGCAGATTGAGGCGAAAAAGCCGGGCGGTAACTGGAAGGACCCTGCGGTTCAATTCCGCAAGGGCGTCTTTTGTTATAGCGCCGCGGCCAAAAACGTCCGCGCCCTCGGTCTGCCGAATCCGCGCGACTGGCAGCCCTTCGACGCCGATTGGAAGCTCCCGCCCGACTGGAAACAGATTCTGCTGGCAGGCATGAAGGAGCGGTTGCAGAAATACCGGTCGTTCCGGCTATTCATGGACATCTGCGTGCGCTGCGGGGCGTGTGCCGACAAGTGCCATTTCTACGTCGGCTCCGGCGACCCGAAAAACATGCCGGTAGTGCGCGCCGAATTGATGCGCTCCGTGTACCGCCGCTATTTCACGCTGGCCGGCCGCATTTTTGGCTCACTGGCCGGCGGGCGCGAGTTGACGGAAGACATCGTCAAGGAATGGTTTTACTACTTCTACCAGTGCACCGAATGCCGGCGCTGCTCCGTCTTCTGCCCGTACGGCATTGATACGGCCGAGATCACCATGATCGGCCGCGAGTTGCTGAACCTGATCGGCTGCAACACCAACTGGGTGCTGGAGCCGGCGGCGAACTGCTTCCGCACCGGCAATCACCTCGGCATCCAGCCGCACGGCTTCAAGGACAGCCTGGAATTCGCGGCCGACGAACTGGAAGAGATCACCGGCATCCGGGTCGACGTCCCGATCAACCGCAAGGGCGCTGAAATTCTGTTCGTCATGCCGTCGGCCGATTACTTCGCCGAGCCGCACTACTACACGCTGCTCGGCTACATGATGCTGTTCCACGAGATCGGCTTGGACTTCAGCTTCAGCGCCTTCGCCTCCGAGGGCGGAAATTTCGGGCTGTTCAGCTCGCATGAGCTGATGAAACGCCTGAACGCGAAAGTGTACGAAGAAGCCAAGCGGCTGGGCGTGAAGTGGATCCTGGGCGGGGAGTGCGGCCACATGTGGCGCGTGCTTCACCAGTACATGGACACTATGAACGGTCCTGCCGACTTCCTGGAAAAGCCGGTGTCGCCGATCACTGGGACGAAATTCGAGAACGCGCGCTCGACGCGCATGGTGCACATCTGCGAATTCACCGCCGACCTGATTCACAGCGGCAAGTTGCGGCTCGATGCCTCGCGCAACGACCGCTGGAGGGTCACCTATCACGATTCCTGCAATCCGGCGCGCTCCATGGGCCTACTGGAGGAGCCGCGGTACATCATCCGCAACGCCTGCAACCGGTTCTTCGAAATGCCGGAGAACACGATCCGCGAGCAGACCTTCTGCTGCGGCAGCGGCGCCGGCCTGGGCACGGACGAGAACCTGGAAATGCGCCTGCGCGGCGGCTTCCCCCGCGCCAACGCGGTCAAGTATGTGCAGGAGAGGCACGGCGTCAACCTGCTGGCCTGCATTTGCGCCATTGATAAGGCGACGTTGCCGACGTTGATGGAGTACTGGGCGCCGGGCGTGGAAGTCGGGGGCGTGCACGAGTTGCTCGGCAACGCTCTCGTCATGCGCGGCGAGAAGCCACGCACGGCCGATCTGCGCGGCGAACCGCTGTCAGCGGAGGCAACCCATGCGTGA
- the dsrM gene encoding sulfate reduction electron transfer complex DsrMKJOP subunit DsrM, whose product MQVVYVFGALGAVMVAAGAGVLIGGSAWMAAVAYAGFAVFLAGLCYRVVQWAAAPVPFRIPTTCGQQASLPWIKSASLENPSTTSGVLGRMGLEILLFRSLFRNSQVGLRERRLILSEQKYLWLAALAFHWSLLMILVRHLRLFIEPVPALVVALARIDSFFQLGVPAVYVSDIVLACALAYLLLRRFRDPVVRYISQFSDYFALLTLIGIAASGLLMRYVTRVDVVAVKQFALGLAAFHPVHPAALGSVFAVHLTLISVLAAYIPFSKLMHMGGVFLSPTRNLANNNRAKRHVNPWNYPVKTHSYAEWEDDFRDKLKAAEIPLEADHATRASAD is encoded by the coding sequence ATGCAGGTGGTGTACGTATTCGGGGCCCTCGGCGCGGTCATGGTAGCCGCCGGGGCAGGAGTGTTGATCGGCGGGAGCGCGTGGATGGCCGCCGTCGCTTATGCCGGCTTTGCCGTCTTCCTCGCCGGCCTCTGCTACCGCGTCGTGCAATGGGCGGCGGCGCCGGTGCCGTTTCGCATCCCGACCACTTGCGGGCAGCAAGCATCACTGCCCTGGATCAAGAGCGCGTCGTTGGAGAATCCCTCAACCACCAGCGGCGTGCTGGGCCGCATGGGGCTGGAAATCCTCCTCTTCCGCTCGCTCTTCCGCAACAGCCAGGTCGGGCTCCGCGAGAGACGGCTGATCTTGTCCGAGCAAAAGTACCTCTGGCTGGCGGCGCTGGCGTTTCACTGGTCGTTGCTCATGATCCTGGTTCGACATCTGCGGCTGTTCATCGAGCCCGTGCCTGCGCTGGTCGTTGCGCTGGCACGCATCGATAGCTTTTTCCAACTCGGCGTGCCGGCCGTCTACGTCTCGGACATCGTGCTTGCGTGCGCGCTCGCGTACCTGCTGTTGCGCCGCTTCCGCGACCCGGTGGTCCGCTACATTTCGCAGTTCAGCGACTACTTCGCGCTGCTGACGCTGATCGGCATTGCCGCATCCGGCCTGTTGATGCGCTACGTGACCCGCGTGGACGTGGTCGCCGTCAAGCAGTTCGCGCTCGGGCTGGCGGCGTTTCACCCGGTGCATCCGGCGGCGCTGGGTTCGGTGTTTGCCGTGCACCTGACGCTGATCAGTGTACTGGCGGCGTACATCCCCTTCAGCAAGCTGATGCATATGGGCGGAGTGTTTCTCAGCCCGACCCGAAATCTTGCCAATAACAACCGTGCGAAACGGCACGTGAACCCCTGGAACTATCCGGTCAAGACTCACAGTTACGCGGAGTGGGAGGACGACTTCCGGGACAAGCTCAAGGCAGCAGAGATTCCGCTCGAGGCCGACCATGCCACCAGAGCTTCTGCAGATTGA
- a CDS encoding RsbRD N-terminal domain-containing protein, giving the protein MASSDDLVEQWLAQTLESFPHLSAKFLASEKDRFRNPVGHALHTSMAVLLQEVLGNMDAGNIAPALDAIVRIRVVQDFTPSQAVGFVFLLRPIVRGSNPARPAMIEARIDQLALMAFDRYMLCREQIAEIRANEARRRLRVRPALRHP; this is encoded by the coding sequence ATGGCGAGCAGTGATGACCTGGTGGAGCAGTGGTTGGCGCAGACTCTGGAGTCCTTTCCCCACCTGAGCGCCAAGTTTCTGGCGTCGGAAAAGGATCGATTCCGCAACCCTGTGGGGCACGCGTTGCACACCAGCATGGCCGTATTGTTGCAGGAAGTGCTCGGCAACATGGACGCAGGCAACATCGCGCCGGCGCTGGACGCAATCGTGCGTATTCGCGTAGTGCAGGATTTCACGCCCAGCCAAGCGGTCGGGTTCGTGTTCCTGCTGCGGCCCATCGTGCGCGGATCGAATCCGGCGCGGCCGGCGATGATCGAGGCGCGCATCGATCAACTCGCGCTCATGGCGTTCGACCGGTACATGCTGTGCCGCGAGCAGATCGCCGAGATTCGCGCCAACGAGGCCCGGCGCCGCCTGCGGGTACGGCCGGCGCTGCGCCATCCGTGA
- a CDS encoding TusE/DsrC/DsvC family sulfur relay protein: MPLRIHRAELSEVRTVPVFEFEGRKYEVDEDGFLQEPERWNQDVAKDFAQTEAITDLTDGHWKVINYIRNYYVQFGIAPMVRKLCKETGYKLSEIYQLFPSGPAKGACKLAGLPKPTGCV; encoded by the coding sequence ATGCCCTTGCGGATACATCGAGCTGAACTAAGCGAGGTCAGAACCGTGCCGGTATTCGAATTCGAAGGACGCAAGTACGAAGTGGATGAAGACGGATTTCTGCAGGAACCCGAGCGCTGGAACCAGGACGTGGCCAAGGATTTCGCGCAAACCGAGGCGATCACCGACCTCACCGACGGGCACTGGAAGGTGATCAACTACATCCGCAACTACTATGTCCAGTTCGGCATCGCGCCCATGGTGCGGAAGCTCTGCAAAGAGACGGGATACAAGCTCAGCGAGATTTATCAGTTGTTCCCGTCCGGGCCGGCCAAAGGTGCGTGCAAGCTGGCAGGACTGCCCAAACCAACGGGCTGCGTGTGA
- a CDS encoding FAD-dependent oxidoreductase, translating into MGLFKEVKKPVIKGATAGSGDVSPLRPRYVEMTPPCADRCPHGNDIRDVLVGLAQASAYGRTPAQAFELAWKRIAERNPFPAICGRTCQHPCELACNRKAKDGAVAVHLVERFLGDYAIAHGFKLAKATGAVAEKVAIVGAGPAGLSCAYQLARHGYAVTVFDAAPQPGGMMRYRMPRSVIPGEVLDAEIKNLLDLGVQIKCGSAIGRDVTLADIRRDHAAVFFAMGLQKASQLAVQRDGEGAVVVGELVPESPAGPYVEVSELDARVANTISPAIAQGRSVAESIHGFLSGRQPESKAAPPPVIKAERVKLDWYPAAPPHAEVSPAIQFGLTEAEVVEEAKRCMSCGMCMDCETCWMYCTNNCFVKLPKGEHYKIKLELCNGCKKCVEACPCGYIELN; encoded by the coding sequence CAGCGGGGTCTGGCGATGTCAGCCCGTTGCGCCCCCGTTATGTGGAAATGACGCCGCCGTGCGCGGACCGTTGTCCGCACGGAAATGACATCCGCGACGTGCTGGTCGGCTTGGCACAGGCGTCGGCGTACGGACGAACGCCAGCGCAGGCGTTCGAGCTGGCATGGAAGCGGATCGCCGAACGCAATCCGTTTCCCGCGATCTGCGGCAGGACTTGCCAACACCCGTGCGAGCTGGCGTGCAACCGCAAGGCGAAGGATGGCGCGGTCGCGGTTCACTTGGTCGAGCGATTCCTGGGCGATTATGCAATCGCGCACGGGTTCAAGCTCGCGAAGGCAACCGGCGCGGTCGCCGAAAAAGTGGCGATCGTGGGCGCCGGGCCGGCGGGACTCTCGTGCGCGTACCAGTTGGCGCGCCACGGCTACGCGGTAACGGTATTCGATGCCGCGCCGCAACCGGGCGGCATGATGCGCTACCGCATGCCGCGCAGCGTCATCCCCGGGGAGGTGCTGGACGCCGAGATTAAGAACCTGCTCGACTTAGGGGTGCAGATCAAATGCGGTTCGGCGATCGGGCGAGACGTAACCCTCGCCGATATTCGCCGCGATCACGCCGCCGTCTTCTTCGCCATGGGTTTGCAGAAGGCATCGCAGCTCGCCGTCCAACGCGATGGAGAGGGCGCCGTTGTGGTAGGCGAACTTGTTCCCGAGTCTCCTGCCGGCCCGTACGTGGAAGTCAGTGAGCTGGACGCGCGCGTCGCCAACACCATCAGTCCCGCAATCGCCCAGGGACGCTCGGTCGCGGAATCAATTCACGGTTTTCTGTCCGGCCGCCAGCCGGAGAGCAAAGCCGCCCCTCCCCCAGTAATCAAGGCGGAGCGGGTGAAGCTGGACTGGTATCCGGCGGCGCCGCCGCACGCTGAGGTTTCCCCGGCGATCCAGTTCGGCCTCACCGAAGCCGAGGTCGTCGAAGAAGCCAAGCGCTGCATGTCGTGCGGCATGTGCATGGACTGCGAAACCTGCTGGATGTATTGCACCAACAACTGTTTCGTGAAACTGCCCAAGGGCGAGCATTACAAGATCAAGCTCGAACTCTGCAATGGCTGCAAGAAGTGCGTGGAAGCATGCCCTTGCGGATACATCGAGCTGAACTAA